A region from the Corylus avellana chromosome ca7, CavTom2PMs-1.0 genome encodes:
- the LOC132188552 gene encoding polcalcin Bet v 4-like produces MADDHPQDQTERHRIFKSFDANGDGKISAAELGHALNQIGSISSDEVQYMMKEIDTDGDGFISFEEFTHFARANRGLIKDVDHPQDQAERDRIFKSFDTNGDGKISAAELGHALNQIGSVSSDEVQYMMKEIDTDGDGFISFEEFTDFARANRGLIKDVAKIFH; encoded by the coding sequence atggctGATGATCATCCACAGGACCAAACTGAACGTCATCGCATTTTCAAGAGCTTTGACGCCAATGGCGATGGCAAAATCTCTGCGGCAGAGCTTGGGCATGCCTTGAATCAAATTGGCTCCATCTCGTCGGATGAGGTGCAATATATGATGAAGGAGATTGACACTGACGGCGATGGCTTCATTTCATTCGAAGAGTTCACCCATTTTGCTCGAGCTAATCGCGGTTTAATAAAGGATGTTGATCATCCACAGGACCAAGCTGAACGTGATCGCATTTTCAAGAGCTTTGACACCAATGGCGATGGCAAAATCTCTGCGGCAGAGCTTGGGCATGCCTTGAATCAAATTGGCTCCGTCTCGTCGGATGAGGTGCAGTATATGATGAAGGAGATTGACACTGACGGGGACGGCTTCATTTCATTCGAAGAGTTCACCGATTTTGCTCGAGCTAATCGTGGTTTAATAAAGGATGTTGCCAAGATATTCCACTGA